In Archangium violaceum, the following are encoded in one genomic region:
- a CDS encoding FtsX-like permease family protein, whose amino-acid sequence MAALLTVGFALVEAVYGGTRRSMIESGAGDLQVYHSGSTEPPQMMVGPGGPPELLPLPDYASTETLLRGVEGVGEVVPLETGVATVFRGNYLDDKLAAVRAVVREPASLEREARLRRLAEDLARTLQRVAGDARRREEAFASDEESREDQRALEEATSERFWERFSTEPLPVLEFLENRVAKQVGEGETLFVDYLGSELPRFARAFPRFELVQGQMPPPGSRGILLGHALYEQSFKLPMASRLDEVRRERERGNTLAADERLRTQVERNVAEIPDLLARLDVERATALRAELARQLGHEGELDALLTEFLKLDDGNFDARYRLFHDALAPHLPLYRIRPGDTLVVKGLLGIGGGVPVKVWGTFRFRGLGGDTSRVNSTSLMDLVTVRHLSGRQTRAEAEEARRLIDSFGLAGGTGSLSTDAFAPPAIVDGEVKTTGSEAPVFERAEGLSPSFTEEELLSGGIPQAALVLKPGATPEEVAERIRQLVSDKGLPLTTADWQQVGGFISGVVAMTQVLLLVIALLLGLFVLLVSTGTLLLLARERVGEVGTLRAVGMQRRQVFLGLLLEGLFLGGAGSVLGIGLGAALLKGLMGQGLAVHDDTLQFFLGGPVLYPQLEAWHVLAVGLGVLGVVMGAALVPAWRGSAVTPLAAMRQGEG is encoded by the coding sequence ATGGCGGCTCTGCTCACCGTTGGGTTCGCGCTCGTGGAGGCCGTCTATGGCGGGACGCGGCGCAGCATGATCGAGAGCGGGGCCGGAGACCTGCAGGTGTACCACTCCGGCTCGACCGAGCCGCCCCAGATGATGGTGGGGCCCGGTGGCCCTCCGGAGCTGCTGCCGCTGCCCGACTACGCCTCCACCGAGACGCTGCTGCGCGGTGTGGAGGGCGTGGGGGAGGTGGTGCCCCTGGAGACGGGGGTGGCCACGGTGTTCCGCGGCAACTACCTGGACGACAAGCTGGCCGCGGTGCGCGCCGTGGTGCGCGAGCCCGCCTCTCTGGAGCGCGAGGCCCGGCTGCGGAGGCTCGCCGAGGACCTGGCGCGCACCCTCCAGCGGGTGGCCGGGGACGCGCGCCGGCGCGAGGAGGCGTTCGCCAGCGATGAGGAGTCGCGGGAGGATCAGCGTGCGCTGGAGGAGGCCACCTCGGAGCGCTTCTGGGAGCGCTTCTCCACCGAGCCCCTGCCGGTCCTCGAGTTCCTCGAGAACCGCGTGGCCAAGCAGGTGGGCGAGGGCGAGACGCTCTTCGTGGACTACCTGGGCTCGGAGCTGCCGCGGTTCGCGAGGGCGTTTCCGCGCTTCGAGCTCGTGCAGGGGCAGATGCCTCCTCCGGGCAGCCGCGGCATCCTGCTGGGGCACGCCCTCTACGAGCAGTCCTTCAAGTTGCCCATGGCGTCCCGGCTGGACGAGGTGCGGCGCGAGCGCGAGCGGGGCAACACGCTCGCCGCCGACGAGCGGTTGCGGACGCAGGTGGAGCGCAACGTCGCGGAGATTCCGGACCTGCTGGCGCGGCTCGACGTGGAGCGGGCCACCGCGCTGCGGGCGGAACTCGCGCGCCAGCTGGGCCACGAGGGCGAGCTGGATGCGCTGCTCACGGAGTTCCTGAAGCTCGATGACGGCAATTTCGATGCGCGCTACCGCCTCTTCCATGACGCGCTCGCGCCCCATCTCCCGCTGTACCGCATCCGGCCAGGGGACACCCTGGTGGTGAAGGGGCTGCTGGGGATCGGCGGCGGCGTCCCGGTGAAGGTCTGGGGGACGTTCCGCTTCCGCGGGCTCGGTGGCGACACCAGCCGCGTCAACAGCACCAGCCTGATGGACCTCGTCACCGTGCGCCACCTGTCGGGCCGGCAGACCCGGGCCGAGGCGGAGGAGGCCCGGCGGCTCATCGACTCGTTCGGCCTGGCTGGCGGGACCGGGAGCCTGTCCACGGACGCGTTCGCTCCGCCGGCCATCGTCGACGGAGAGGTGAAGACGACGGGCAGCGAGGCCCCCGTCTTCGAGCGGGCGGAAGGGCTCTCGCCGAGCTTCACCGAGGAGGAGCTGCTGTCGGGCGGCATCCCGCAGGCCGCCTTGGTGCTGAAGCCCGGAGCGACGCCCGAGGAAGTGGCCGAGCGCATCCGCCAGCTCGTGAGCGACAAGGGCCTGCCCCTGACCACCGCGGACTGGCAGCAGGTGGGCGGCTTCATCAGCGGCGTGGTGGCGATGACGCAGGTGTTGCTGCTGGTCATCGCGTTGCTGCTCGGGCTCTTCGTGCTGCTGGTGTCCACCGGCACGTTGCTGTTGCTGGCACGCGAGCGGGTGGGCGAGGTGGGCACCCTGCGGGCGGTGGGCATGCAGCGCCGGCAGGTGTTCCTCGGGCTGCTGCTGGAGGGGCTGTTCCTGGGCGGGGCCGGCAGCGTACTCGGTATCGGGCTCGGGGCCGCCCTGCTGAAGGGCCTCATGGGCCAGGGCCTCGCCGTGCACGACGACACACTGCAGTTCTTCCTCGGAGGTCCGGTGCTGTACCCGCAGCTGGAGGCGTGGCACGTGCTGGCCGTGGGGCTGGGCGTGCTGGGGGTGGTGATGGGGGCGGCGCTGGTGCCCGCGTGGCGCGGCAGCGCGGTCACCCCGCTCGCGGCCATGCGTCAGGGGGAGGGCTGA
- a CDS encoding SDR family NAD(P)-dependent oxidoreductase: protein MGSRTMLAGAVEQVLRSDSHVQDVCVVGEGATAVAWVVPRRAIRSGVLEALLRERLGEQTPCVALIDAIPILDSGEPDREALSRLTPATPAFLQHLEARFHQAGREAVALSGPRQHEERFDPLDELLPESLRPRTGAALSATTAIPGPAADGSSELAGPSLLEGGPRRGAPGAATTLGELLRHAARVHADRTVTFIDVEGGRETLRYADLWEEALRLWGGLGSLGVKTGERVILLMDRPGDYVRAFWACTLGGVVPVPMAWPASFDRSHASIARILSVSERLGGPLVLTNAQAAPVLSALGPRAVALSSLDRSAAGQPVALSPSSPAVLSFTSGSTGRPKGVVLSQDNLLAMCDATLAGGWYSQEDLGLSWMPLDHVAGTAYPHLVSLRAGTSHVLVARDFVLVDVLRWLDLLTEFGATMSWAPNFAYGLVADRLARGERRAWKLSRVRVLSCAGEPIVAETMHRFTQPLLQDGLRPDALCPAWGMAETTSFFTFTRGVRTHPGEPHVQLGPPPAGSSLRVVDDQDVVVPQGTVGHLQVRGAAVLAGYLDDPELNAKSFTADGWFRTGDMAVLREGEMAISGRQKEVLIINGNNLYPQEIESVVEQVPGVLPSFAVACPTRVGGTQTDEVLVFFVPMPDAPPLGQLLRSIREAVARALGVQVGYLVPLAKHQVPKTELGKRGRTELRRRFEAGELAAERREAERLLGGASTLPRCLAVPRWVSSLQVTASEVSPAGSLLLVAGAAFSAPLRERLSGRRRVVCVEPGPALADEVGRAFEALAAEGQRFEDVVYVAGRAAPVEAISPLLRLVQALAPRVEGAPVQLRVVAPRLESASDSAVGPLLIPGLLWSAAAEVAGLDARLVWCSASPEEVARCVAAELEGLRAAREVSYREGLRLERAFSSWVPRKVDSPRSLKREGLYLVTGALGGVGQAWARHLRRSLGARLLLVGRRERDAVSEALVRELGDSEYVPVDVTDAAALGQVVRQAEARAGRAFDGAFHFAGTLESLSLGAQTPEALVRGASAHVMGALAIAQAFAARPEAVLVFASSLMGTLGAGLHASYCAASGFVERFAEALVAEGRRALAVSFSSIRATGMARDLMASPPGYRMLEPSQALASLVLAIESGASHVLVGVEGSALPWRAAGLGAGVPLEQAHVFVTQEAGAPALVAGADAVPHGVPGLPRLVDGTIDRAALAAEAFGEATGGPLGPLEEVVVEAFREVLGVNEVGGRSNFFSLGGSSLQATRVVARINERTGLRLRELALFEHPSVSELVGHLRSMVDPNELDVSQLSDAQVSLLLSALQPS, encoded by the coding sequence ATGGGTTCTCGAACGATGCTGGCGGGTGCGGTCGAGCAGGTGCTTCGAAGCGACTCCCACGTCCAGGACGTCTGTGTGGTGGGCGAAGGCGCGACGGCGGTGGCCTGGGTCGTGCCGCGGCGAGCCATCCGTTCGGGAGTGCTGGAGGCGCTGCTCCGCGAGCGTCTGGGCGAACAGACCCCGTGTGTCGCGTTGATCGACGCCATTCCCATCCTCGACTCGGGCGAGCCCGATCGCGAGGCGCTCTCGCGGCTGACACCCGCCACTCCCGCCTTCCTCCAGCACCTGGAGGCCCGGTTCCATCAGGCTGGCCGCGAGGCCGTGGCGCTGTCGGGCCCGAGGCAGCACGAGGAGCGGTTCGACCCGCTGGACGAGCTGCTCCCCGAGTCGTTGCGTCCCAGGACGGGCGCGGCCCTCTCCGCCACGACAGCGATCCCTGGCCCGGCCGCCGATGGAAGTTCGGAGCTGGCGGGCCCGTCACTCCTGGAGGGAGGCCCGAGGCGCGGTGCCCCGGGCGCGGCAACGACACTCGGGGAGCTGTTGCGGCACGCGGCTCGGGTCCACGCCGATCGCACCGTCACCTTCATCGACGTGGAGGGTGGCCGAGAGACGCTTCGGTACGCGGACCTCTGGGAGGAGGCCCTCCGGCTCTGGGGCGGGCTGGGCTCCCTTGGCGTGAAGACTGGCGAGCGCGTCATCCTCCTGATGGATCGTCCCGGCGACTACGTGCGCGCCTTCTGGGCCTGTACCCTCGGAGGCGTGGTGCCGGTGCCGATGGCCTGGCCGGCCTCGTTCGATCGGTCGCACGCCAGCATCGCCCGGATCCTCTCGGTGTCGGAGCGACTGGGCGGTCCGCTCGTGCTCACCAACGCCCAGGCCGCCCCTGTGCTCTCGGCGCTGGGTCCGCGCGCCGTCGCGCTCTCCTCGCTGGACCGCTCGGCCGCCGGCCAGCCCGTTGCGTTGTCTCCGTCTTCTCCCGCCGTGCTGTCGTTCACCTCGGGCAGCACCGGGCGGCCCAAGGGCGTGGTCCTCTCGCAAGACAACCTGCTGGCCATGTGCGACGCGACCCTGGCCGGTGGCTGGTACTCGCAAGAGGACCTCGGCCTGAGCTGGATGCCGCTCGACCACGTGGCCGGCACGGCCTACCCCCACCTCGTCAGCCTGCGCGCGGGGACCTCGCACGTGCTCGTCGCGAGGGATTTCGTGCTGGTGGACGTGCTGCGCTGGTTGGACCTGCTCACCGAGTTCGGTGCCACCATGAGCTGGGCCCCCAACTTCGCCTATGGCCTCGTCGCGGACCGGCTCGCCCGGGGTGAGCGCCGCGCGTGGAAGCTCTCGCGCGTGCGCGTGCTGTCCTGCGCCGGAGAGCCCATCGTCGCCGAGACGATGCACCGCTTCACCCAGCCGCTCCTCCAGGATGGGCTGCGGCCCGATGCCCTCTGCCCGGCGTGGGGCATGGCCGAGACCACGTCGTTCTTCACCTTCACGCGCGGGGTGCGCACCCACCCGGGAGAGCCTCACGTCCAGCTCGGCCCACCCCCCGCCGGCTCCTCGCTCCGGGTCGTGGACGACCAGGACGTCGTGGTGCCCCAGGGCACGGTGGGCCACCTCCAGGTGCGCGGGGCCGCCGTGCTGGCCGGGTACCTGGACGACCCCGAGCTCAACGCGAAGTCCTTCACGGCGGATGGGTGGTTCCGCACCGGCGACATGGCCGTCCTCCGCGAGGGCGAGATGGCGATCTCGGGGCGTCAGAAGGAAGTCCTCATCATCAACGGAAACAACCTCTACCCCCAGGAGATCGAATCCGTGGTGGAGCAGGTGCCCGGTGTGTTGCCATCGTTCGCCGTGGCCTGCCCCACGCGGGTCGGGGGCACACAGACGGACGAGGTGCTCGTCTTCTTCGTGCCCATGCCGGACGCGCCGCCGCTCGGGCAGTTGCTGCGCTCCATCCGGGAGGCGGTGGCGAGGGCGCTCGGGGTGCAGGTGGGCTATCTGGTGCCGCTCGCGAAGCACCAGGTGCCCAAGACGGAGCTGGGCAAGCGGGGGCGCACCGAGCTGCGGCGCCGCTTCGAGGCGGGTGAGCTGGCCGCCGAGAGGCGCGAGGCGGAGCGGCTCCTCGGTGGTGCCTCGACGCTGCCCCGCTGCCTGGCCGTGCCCCGGTGGGTGTCGAGCCTCCAGGTGACCGCGAGCGAGGTGTCGCCCGCGGGTTCCCTGCTGCTGGTGGCCGGTGCGGCCTTTTCCGCCCCTCTGCGTGAGCGGCTCTCCGGTCGGCGGCGCGTGGTGTGCGTGGAGCCGGGTCCAGCTCTGGCCGACGAGGTGGGGCGGGCCTTCGAGGCGCTCGCCGCGGAGGGACAGCGCTTCGAGGATGTCGTGTACGTGGCGGGCCGGGCGGCGCCGGTGGAGGCCATCTCGCCGCTGCTGCGTCTGGTGCAGGCCCTGGCCCCGAGGGTGGAGGGCGCGCCGGTGCAACTGCGGGTGGTGGCTCCGCGCCTCGAATCCGCCTCCGACTCCGCGGTGGGCCCGCTGCTGATACCGGGCCTGCTCTGGTCCGCGGCGGCGGAGGTGGCGGGCCTTGATGCACGGCTCGTCTGGTGCTCTGCCTCGCCGGAGGAGGTGGCCCGGTGCGTGGCCGCGGAGCTCGAGGGGCTTCGCGCCGCGCGTGAGGTGTCGTACCGCGAGGGTCTGCGGCTGGAGCGCGCGTTCTCCTCCTGGGTGCCTCGGAAGGTGGACTCTCCCCGGAGCCTGAAGCGGGAAGGGCTGTACCTCGTCACGGGCGCGCTCGGTGGGGTGGGGCAGGCCTGGGCCCGTCACCTGCGGCGGAGCCTCGGTGCCCGCCTGCTCCTGGTGGGGCGCCGTGAGCGGGACGCGGTCTCCGAGGCGCTCGTGCGCGAGCTCGGGGATTCGGAGTACGTGCCGGTGGACGTCACGGACGCGGCGGCGCTTGGCCAGGTGGTGCGTCAGGCCGAGGCCCGCGCCGGCCGTGCCTTCGACGGCGCCTTCCACTTCGCCGGTACCCTGGAGTCCCTGTCGCTCGGCGCACAGACGCCCGAGGCGCTCGTGCGCGGGGCTTCGGCACACGTGATGGGCGCCCTGGCCATCGCCCAGGCGTTCGCGGCGCGGCCAGAGGCCGTGCTCGTCTTCGCCTCCTCGCTCATGGGGACGCTCGGGGCGGGGCTGCATGCGAGCTACTGCGCCGCCTCCGGGTTCGTCGAGCGCTTCGCGGAGGCGCTCGTGGCGGAGGGCCGGCGGGCGCTGGCCGTGTCCTTCAGCTCCATCCGGGCGACGGGTATGGCGCGAGACCTGATGGCGTCTCCTCCGGGCTACCGGATGCTGGAGCCCTCCCAGGCGCTGGCCTCCCTTGTTCTCGCCATCGAGTCGGGGGCCTCGCACGTGCTGGTGGGGGTGGAGGGCTCGGCGCTCCCCTGGCGTGCCGCCGGCCTGGGAGCGGGTGTACCCCTGGAGCAGGCCCATGTCTTCGTCACCCAGGAGGCCGGTGCGCCCGCTCTGGTGGCCGGGGCCGATGCCGTGCCGCATGGAGTGCCCGGGCTCCCCCGGCTCGTCGATGGGACGATCGACCGGGCGGCGCTCGCCGCGGAAGCCTTCGGTGAGGCCACGGGCGGTCCCCTGGGGCCCCTGGAGGAAGTGGTGGTGGAGGCCTTCCGCGAGGTGCTCGGCGTGAACGAGGTGGGAGGCCGCTCGAACTTCTTCTCCCTCGGTGGCAGCTCGTTGCAGGCCACGCGGGTGGTGGCTCGCATCAACGAGCGCACCGGGCTGCGGCTGCGAGAGCTGGCGCTCTTCGAGCACCCCTCGGTCTCCGAGCTCGTGGGCCACCTGCGCTCCATGGTGGACCCGAACGAGCTGGACGTGTCTCAGCTCTCCGATGCCCAGGTGAGCCTGCTGCTGAGCGCGCTCCAGCCCTCTTGA
- a CDS encoding methyltransferase family protein: MTAPQSAPSPTLAQSLHFWARNASNESALLRTSLSVGLFDALPVEGEGAPVSVRQLAEKVGASVRGVRSLVELLVCLGLVRMDDARGLALACPVAAFLRDAAFRERLQEAARWWGPIGHLEEAVKTGEAVNHEGQRWDVLDHYGRLFLETTPAPSPEAEDFFDRFARSAARTWLLVAVGRLGLLEQLSTGPKDEAVLRAATGASERGLRRVLEVLAHLGITRTEGLTSTFTDEARQVLDGKALPYLLRSFSVSAQYWEALDRLEETVRHERYILDLKDPEVSRRFYADNSNQITAVFASHYQLSRRAAATIAQVRPLTGASVLDIGTGSGVWGVAFARTEPTAHVTYFDQEVVLAQARRNVEQLKALGQARFWPGNLFTQDFGEAAYDFIILPQVLNVLRPESLPDMFRRVARALKPDGILVIAEYVLNERRDGPLDHLYFGLRRFLTNEGDLLSHSEYGRLLADVGLTASVCLPLPTQELLLAARPGVTLPTQLAPPARTAA, translated from the coding sequence ATGACGGCTCCGCAGAGCGCCCCCTCCCCCACCCTCGCGCAGTCGCTGCACTTCTGGGCGCGCAACGCCTCGAACGAGTCGGCGCTTCTCCGTACATCGCTGAGCGTGGGGCTCTTCGACGCACTGCCAGTGGAAGGAGAGGGCGCGCCGGTGTCGGTGCGGCAACTGGCGGAGAAGGTGGGGGCTTCGGTCCGCGGCGTGCGCTCGCTCGTCGAGTTGCTGGTATGCCTGGGTTTGGTGCGGATGGATGACGCACGAGGACTGGCGCTGGCCTGCCCCGTCGCGGCCTTCCTGAGGGACGCGGCGTTCCGAGAGCGGCTCCAGGAGGCGGCGCGCTGGTGGGGCCCCATCGGCCACCTGGAGGAGGCGGTGAAGACAGGGGAGGCCGTCAACCACGAGGGACAGCGTTGGGACGTGCTCGACCACTACGGGCGGCTCTTCCTGGAGACGACGCCCGCGCCCTCACCGGAAGCCGAGGACTTCTTCGACCGTTTCGCGCGCAGCGCCGCACGCACATGGCTGCTGGTGGCGGTGGGCCGGCTGGGACTGCTGGAGCAGCTCTCCACGGGCCCCAAGGACGAGGCGGTGCTCCGGGCGGCCACGGGCGCGAGCGAGCGGGGTCTGCGGCGGGTGTTGGAGGTGCTGGCCCACCTGGGCATCACGCGGACCGAGGGCCTGACGAGCACCTTCACGGACGAGGCCCGGCAGGTGCTGGACGGCAAGGCGCTGCCGTACCTGCTGCGCTCCTTCTCCGTGTCCGCGCAGTACTGGGAGGCGCTGGACCGGCTCGAGGAGACCGTGCGTCACGAGCGCTACATCCTGGACCTGAAGGACCCCGAGGTGAGCCGGCGCTTCTACGCGGACAACTCGAATCAGATCACCGCGGTGTTCGCCTCGCACTACCAGCTCAGCCGGCGCGCGGCGGCGACCATCGCCCAGGTGCGTCCGCTGACGGGCGCGTCGGTGCTGGACATCGGCACGGGCTCGGGCGTCTGGGGCGTGGCCTTCGCGCGGACGGAGCCCACGGCGCACGTCACCTACTTCGACCAGGAGGTGGTGCTGGCGCAGGCGCGGCGCAACGTGGAGCAGCTCAAGGCCCTGGGCCAGGCGCGCTTCTGGCCCGGCAACCTCTTCACCCAGGACTTCGGCGAGGCCGCGTACGACTTCATCATCCTGCCGCAGGTGCTCAACGTGCTGCGGCCCGAGTCCCTGCCAGACATGTTCCGCCGGGTGGCGCGCGCGCTGAAGCCGGACGGCATCCTGGTCATCGCCGAGTACGTGCTGAACGAGCGGCGCGACGGCCCGCTGGACCACCTCTATTTCGGGCTGCGGCGCTTCCTCACCAACGAAGGGGATCTGCTCTCCCATTCGGAGTACGGCCGGCTGCTGGCGGACGTAGGCCTCACCGCATCGGTCTGCCTGCCACTGCCAACGCAGGAGCTGCTCCTCGCCGCGCGCCCCGGGGTGACGCTGCCCACGCAGCTCGCGCCTCCCGCGCGCACGGCCGCCTGA
- a CDS encoding fatty acid desaturase family protein — translation MAPASLEDTPRRTSDGLTPAGRERSGSVAARLRARYAREVARMSGHAHSVAGGLGHMAFHIGLGVGAAFAAYALLETRPVVGWVLYPLVAFFIATRFRALGNMLHEACHGMFVRGKRANRFFGHVLSIIDLTALGPYTREHFTHHQHLGDPVRDLDFIPRQKFGFAEPIQHFARRHLLRPLLLVHLPSFVRPVLWSRTDPWPVTLCRWAFVAGLLALAQWGVGWRAFLLFYVLPYFVTYQVIRYWSDAVDHAGIIGEADEFQRSRNHIFAWGLLNRVLFPRNDQYHLTHHLFPAVPTTAQGRVHALLMKDPEYADRPHSFSSLL, via the coding sequence ATGGCCCCAGCGTCGCTGGAGGACACCCCCCGCCGCACGAGCGATGGCCTGACGCCCGCCGGGCGGGAGCGATCCGGCTCGGTGGCGGCGCGGCTGAGGGCGAGGTACGCGCGGGAGGTGGCCCGGATGAGCGGCCACGCGCACTCAGTGGCCGGGGGGCTCGGGCACATGGCCTTCCACATCGGGCTCGGGGTGGGAGCGGCTTTCGCGGCCTACGCGCTGCTGGAGACGCGGCCAGTGGTGGGCTGGGTGCTCTACCCGCTGGTGGCCTTTTTCATCGCCACGCGGTTCCGCGCGCTCGGCAACATGCTGCACGAGGCGTGTCACGGCATGTTCGTGCGCGGCAAGCGCGCCAACCGCTTCTTCGGGCACGTGCTGTCCATCATCGACCTCACCGCTCTCGGGCCCTACACGCGCGAGCACTTCACCCATCACCAGCACCTGGGGGATCCGGTGAGGGACCTGGACTTCATCCCCCGCCAGAAGTTCGGCTTCGCCGAGCCCATCCAGCACTTCGCGCGCCGCCACCTGCTGCGCCCGCTGCTGCTCGTCCACCTGCCGTCCTTCGTGCGCCCGGTGCTCTGGAGCCGCACGGACCCCTGGCCGGTGACGCTGTGCCGGTGGGCCTTCGTCGCGGGGCTGCTGGCGCTGGCGCAGTGGGGCGTCGGCTGGAGGGCGTTCCTGCTCTTCTACGTGCTGCCCTACTTCGTGACCTACCAGGTCATCCGCTACTGGTCGGACGCGGTGGACCACGCGGGCATCATCGGTGAGGCGGACGAGTTCCAGCGCTCCCGCAACCACATCTTCGCGTGGGGGCTGCTCAACCGGGTGCTCTTCCCCCGGAACGACCAGTACCACCTCACGCACCACCTCTTCCCGGCGGTGCCCACCACCGCCCAGGGTCGCGTGCACGCGCTCCTCATGAAGGATCCGGAGTACGCGGACCGCCCGCACTCCTTCTCCTCGCTGCTGTGA
- a CDS encoding family 43 glycosylhydrolase: MRSRFQWISLSFVTLAAVVGCAGAEEAGPEFASGRTASSSSELAGVCDGVTCSGHGVCKDNAGSAVCVCDEGFVGSSCATRGANFYSRSLLVPGMADPDVYKENDDLFFLSGTGDGRTLPIYETNDLSSFRLKRSYDASAADPTYDYCMLWAPDLGKYNGVYYLYFSAQRVPNGMACPATGQDVTTFVASAPDLNLNFGAPQPINPNTTYPRTTIGSACTPQGCNRNIRIDSATFNDTSGRWLFYVWFDRGNNISSFNLAAPGTVYNHTGPALYTLPANEEGINEAPELLKRNGIYYLLFSSGWYNSQYAMNYIMADSLPALTRARAVRQLSQPMRNDAGALIQTHGHNVVVDRRGEFFNIFHQGAFSPPGTFTSRSTYKQRIAFKPDGSMHSLNQVNVRWTRLTGYNYSLDLVLRDGTVIGPCIYAGIIGSANKTVFNGVCPSAGNRMVNKGDIAAFRIFYSNSSTWGPFVEKAYDGVSDDVFLEIPGGTTPFVDLSWSEEETGAQYSIDIQRRDTGAWIGPCIGVNSVNRSLAWTYSGRCDTPGINVAISNITAFRICTAMNGDWAHARCGSTPYDGKSMHVPIVIP, translated from the coding sequence ATGCGTTCGAGATTCCAGTGGATATCCCTTTCATTTGTCACCCTCGCCGCGGTCGTCGGATGCGCTGGCGCGGAGGAGGCTGGCCCCGAGTTCGCTTCGGGGCGCACGGCCTCCTCCTCGTCGGAGCTGGCCGGGGTCTGTGACGGAGTGACCTGTAGCGGACACGGTGTCTGCAAGGACAACGCGGGCAGCGCGGTCTGCGTCTGCGACGAGGGCTTCGTAGGATCGTCGTGCGCCACACGCGGCGCCAACTTCTATTCGCGCTCGTTGCTCGTTCCGGGGATGGCCGACCCCGACGTCTACAAGGAGAACGATGACCTGTTCTTCCTCTCCGGCACCGGTGACGGACGGACCCTGCCCATCTACGAGACCAACGACCTGTCGAGCTTCCGCCTCAAGCGGAGCTACGACGCCTCGGCCGCCGACCCGACCTATGACTACTGCATGCTCTGGGCGCCGGACCTCGGCAAATACAACGGCGTCTACTACCTCTACTTCTCGGCCCAGCGGGTCCCCAACGGCATGGCTTGCCCGGCTACCGGCCAGGACGTGACGACCTTCGTGGCCTCGGCGCCAGACCTGAATCTCAACTTCGGCGCGCCCCAGCCCATCAACCCGAACACGACCTATCCGCGCACCACCATCGGCTCCGCCTGCACGCCGCAGGGTTGCAACCGGAACATCCGCATCGACTCGGCCACCTTCAATGACACGTCGGGCCGCTGGCTCTTCTATGTCTGGTTCGACCGGGGCAACAACATCTCCTCGTTCAACCTCGCGGCCCCTGGCACCGTCTACAACCACACCGGCCCGGCGCTCTACACCCTCCCCGCGAACGAGGAGGGCATCAACGAGGCCCCCGAGCTCCTCAAGCGCAATGGCATCTACTACCTGCTCTTCAGCAGCGGTTGGTACAACAGCCAGTACGCCATGAACTACATCATGGCGGACTCCCTGCCGGCGCTCACCCGGGCGCGCGCGGTGCGGCAGCTCTCCCAGCCGATGCGCAACGACGCCGGAGCGCTGATCCAGACCCATGGTCACAACGTGGTGGTGGACCGCCGCGGCGAGTTCTTCAACATCTTCCACCAGGGAGCCTTCTCTCCCCCGGGTACCTTCACCTCGCGCAGCACCTACAAGCAGCGCATCGCCTTCAAGCCCGATGGCTCCATGCACTCGCTCAACCAGGTCAATGTCCGCTGGACCCGGCTGACCGGGTACAACTACTCGCTCGACCTCGTCCTGCGTGATGGGACCGTGATTGGTCCGTGCATCTACGCCGGCATCATCGGCTCGGCGAACAAGACCGTCTTCAACGGCGTCTGCCCCAGCGCGGGCAACCGCATGGTGAACAAGGGCGACATCGCCGCCTTCCGGATCTTCTATTCGAACAGCAGCACCTGGGGACCCTTCGTCGAGAAGGCCTATGATGGCGTCTCCGATGACGTCTTCCTGGAGATTCCCGGTGGCACCACGCCGTTCGTGGACCTGAGCTGGAGCGAGGAGGAGACGGGCGCCCAGTACTCCATCGACATCCAACGGCGCGACACGGGCGCGTGGATCGGCCCCTGCATCGGCGTCAACTCCGTCAACCGGAGTCTCGCCTGGACCTACTCCGGCCGCTGCGACACTCCGGGCATCAACGTGGCCATCTCCAACATCACCGCCTTCCGTATCTGCACGGCGATGAACGGAGATTGGGCCCACGCGCGCTGCGGCTCCACGCCCTACGATGGCAAGAGCATGCACGTGCCCATCGTGATTCCCTGA
- a CDS encoding HupE/UreJ family protein: protein MERATAVLLDLREHSVEGELQLPLDQLGLTLHHNLGENPSTLVARMGSELARYIAEHVAATAPDGRAFDIAVRSLEVRPVDGANCLVALLSMQPPPGAATGAFTLRYDAIVHRVVTHKVFVSIRSDFKNGVLSDQPELLGVLRYRSTDLVIDRSNGTWWKGFRSVFVLGVRHIAEGTDHLLFLLVLLLAAPWSRAGPGGERPTPCHGA, encoded by the coding sequence GTGGAGCGTGCGACCGCGGTCCTGCTCGACCTGCGGGAGCACTCGGTCGAGGGTGAGCTCCAGCTCCCGTTGGATCAGCTGGGGCTCACCCTGCATCACAACCTGGGCGAGAACCCTTCGACGTTGGTCGCGCGAATGGGAAGCGAGCTCGCGCGATACATCGCGGAGCACGTCGCGGCCACGGCGCCCGACGGCCGGGCTTTCGACATCGCCGTGCGCTCGCTGGAGGTGCGGCCGGTCGACGGGGCGAACTGCCTCGTGGCGCTCCTGTCGATGCAGCCGCCCCCGGGCGCGGCAACGGGTGCGTTCACGCTCCGGTACGACGCCATCGTCCACCGCGTCGTCACGCACAAGGTGTTCGTCTCCATCCGAAGTGACTTCAAGAACGGGGTCCTCTCCGACCAGCCCGAGCTGCTCGGCGTATTGCGATACCGAAGCACGGACCTCGTCATCGATCGCTCGAACGGGACCTGGTGGAAGGGTTTCCGGTCCGTCTTCGTACTGGGAGTCCGGCACATCGCGGAAGGTACCGACCACCTGCTCTTCCTGTTGGTTCTATTGCTCGCCGCCCCCTGGTCGCGAGCGGGGCCCGGTGGAGAGCGTCCAACACCGTGCCACGGAGCGTGA